The uncultured Campylobacter sp. genome includes a region encoding these proteins:
- the rpsF gene encoding 30S ribosomal protein S6 — translation MRNYEVLFIVKPTLTDDEVKTKVDFVKEIITKNGGEIASVIEMGARKLAYKIDKYERGVYFVIYFKAEPSLISELVRNLRITEDIIRFLTVKYETKREISAWDKLSKGIKLSPVKKEREPKAPVEPKEPEEAAKEGE, via the coding sequence ATGAGAAACTACGAGGTTTTATTCATCGTTAAGCCCACGCTTACCGACGATGAAGTTAAAACAAAAGTCGATTTCGTCAAAGAAATCATAACCAAAAACGGCGGAGAGATCGCTTCCGTGATCGAAATGGGCGCTAGAAAGCTTGCCTATAAGATCGACAAATATGAGCGCGGAGTTTATTTCGTAATCTATTTTAAAGCCGAGCCGAGCTTGATCTCCGAACTTGTTAGAAATCTGCGCATCACCGAAGATATCATTAGATTTTTGACCGTCAAATATGAGACTAAGCGTGAAATTTCCGCTTGGGATAAGCTAAGTAAAGGTATCAAGCTAAGCCCTGTGAAAAAAGAGCGCGAGCCAAAAGCGCCGGTAGAGCCAAAAGAGCCTGAAGAAGCAGCCAAAGAGGGCGAATAA
- a CDS encoding DNA polymerase III subunit delta, with protein MYRKEFDGLIASGRVPNFVLLRGGDDFSNELYAQRLKQIYASENFLSLYFLEYDFEQARSFLEPSLFGGSNTLHIKTASLIKKEELRRLIALCKADANNHLIYELNDSEISISADFIKEFERNEVRFFKPSGVNEAIALLAQKCEMCGLFANTAALSRIYAIHNESLSLSASEIEKFASLGLELSLQNVNLMVYGLSEVSYDELFDKIFSLCDFRVDFYKMALGGGYNEMELINYFYRLIYRIFRLHAYVKINGRFDFKAVLGYQPPPSVAAQMQRYATSFSTRTFYKIFAHLNDLEFELKSEKNVAKDELLLASFLRLQRMLLSSLGQKANIK; from the coding sequence ATGTATAGGAAAGAATTTGATGGGCTTATCGCAAGCGGCAGGGTGCCGAATTTCGTGCTTTTGCGCGGCGGAGACGATTTTTCAAACGAGCTTTACGCGCAGCGATTGAAGCAAATTTACGCCTCGGAAAATTTTTTGAGTTTGTATTTTTTGGAGTATGATTTTGAGCAGGCGCGAAGCTTCTTGGAGCCCTCGCTTTTTGGCGGCAGCAACACACTTCATATCAAAACCGCCTCGCTCATCAAAAAAGAGGAGCTGCGAAGGCTCATCGCGCTGTGCAAGGCGGACGCGAACAACCATCTGATCTATGAGCTAAACGATAGCGAAATTTCTATAAGCGCAGATTTTATCAAAGAATTTGAACGAAACGAGGTTAGATTTTTCAAACCATCGGGCGTAAACGAAGCCATAGCGCTGCTTGCGCAAAAATGCGAGATGTGCGGGCTTTTTGCAAACACCGCCGCGCTTAGTAGGATCTACGCCATACACAACGAAAGCCTGAGCCTAAGCGCGAGCGAGATAGAGAAATTTGCAAGTCTGGGGCTTGAGCTTAGCCTGCAAAACGTAAATTTGATGGTTTATGGCCTTAGCGAGGTGAGCTACGACGAGCTTTTTGATAAAATTTTCAGCCTTTGCGATTTTCGCGTAGATTTTTATAAAATGGCCCTGGGCGGTGGATACAACGAGATGGAGCTGATAAATTATTTCTACCGCTTGATTTATAGAATTTTTCGGCTGCACGCTTACGTGAAAATAAACGGTAGATTTGATTTTAAGGCGGTTTTAGGCTATCAACCGCCACCTTCCGTGGCCGCACAGATGCAGCGCTACGCCACCAGCTTTTCAACGCGGACGTTTTATAAAATTTTCGCTCACTTAAACGATTTGGAATTTGAACTCAAAAGCGAAAAGAACGTAGCGAAGGACGAGCTTTTGCTCGCGTCGTTTTTGAGGTTGCAGCGCATGCTGCTAAGTTCGCTCGGGCAAAAAGCAAATATTAAGTGA
- a CDS encoding type II toxin-antitoxin system HicB family antitoxin — MKKDLNYYLNLPYKIELRKIADDEGGGWGAFMPEFKGYALFWGDGDTKEEALNDLDAAFKSTLESMLEHNDFIPEPASDKKIRVNVSLSQSLLNAIDKVTNNRSQFLSEAANLKLKGI; from the coding sequence ATGAAAAAGGATTTAAACTATTATCTAAATTTGCCTTACAAAATCGAGCTTAGAAAGATAGCAGATGATGAAGGCGGTGGCTGGGGTGCATTTATGCCGGAATTTAAAGGCTATGCTTTGTTTTGGGGCGATGGCGATACAAAAGAGGAAGCATTAAACGATCTTGATGCCGCTTTTAAATCTACGCTTGAGAGTATGTTAGAGCATAATGATTTTATTCCTGAACCTGCTTCTGATAAGAAAATTCGTGTAAATGTAAGCCTTTCACAATCTTTGCTTAATGCTATCGACAAGGTAACTAATAATAGATCACAATTTTTGAGCGAGGCTGCTAACTTAAAGCTTAAGGGTATTTAA
- a CDS encoding restriction endonuclease — MIFLILAAICAFIILILFSTLNTEKNTKIGNYTITNYKRTKKQEQHNKYIQENKNLVEQDKQTDLYEIYKQIKIENITKQKMISKHKKGTDYEFYIAKYFKKEGYKIYMNGLNNGKKDGGIDVICHKNQETILIQCKNWNQPIEQKDIRAFIGDCHIYVNKNAIFLKNRKIRKMFITSNENTKKAVELYVKENQNEIEYITMPMFD, encoded by the coding sequence ATGATATTTTTAATTTTGGCAGCAATATGCGCTTTTATTATTTTAATATTATTTTCAACATTAAATACAGAAAAAAACACAAAAATAGGAAATTATACAATTACAAATTATAAAAGAACAAAAAAGCAAGAACAACACAATAAATACATACAAGAAAATAAAAATTTAGTAGAACAAGATAAACAAACCGATCTCTATGAAATTTATAAACAAATAAAAATTGAAAATATAACAAAACAAAAAATGATATCAAAACATAAAAAAGGCACGGACTATGAATTTTATATAGCAAAATATTTCAAAAAAGAAGGATATAAAATTTATATGAACGGCTTAAACAATGGCAAAAAAGACGGAGGCATAGACGTCATATGTCATAAAAATCAAGAAACGATTTTAATACAATGTAAAAATTGGAATCAACCAATAGAACAAAAAGATATAAGAGCATTTATAGGCGATTGTCATATATATGTAAATAAAAATGCAATATTTTTAAAAAATAGAAAAATCAGAAAAATGTTTATAACTTCTAATGAAAATACCAAAAAAGCCGTAGAATTATACGTCAAAGAAAATCAAAACGAAATAGAATATATAACAATGCCTATGTTCGATTAA
- a CDS encoding single-stranded DNA-binding protein: protein MFNKVVLVGNLTRDIELRYLQTGTAVGKTGIAVTRRYNSSSGEKREETCFIDIDFFGRTAEIANQYLRKGSKILIEGRLKLDQWQDQNGQNRSKHSISVDTMEMLGSNQGGSGGYNQGGNYEGGNYGGSSGGYGGGNSSYGGGGNYGGGNSYANRQNSNSRGAKNDYNAPKQKEQSYESTIPEVDVDADKYDDGNDTIPF, encoded by the coding sequence ATGTTCAATAAAGTAGTTTTGGTAGGTAATTTGACCCGAGATATCGAGCTTAGATATCTGCAAACGGGTACCGCCGTAGGTAAAACCGGCATCGCCGTTACACGCAGATATAATAGCTCAAGCGGCGAGAAACGCGAAGAAACGTGCTTTATAGACATAGATTTTTTCGGTCGTACGGCCGAGATCGCAAATCAATACTTGCGAAAAGGCAGTAAAATTTTGATCGAAGGCCGCTTAAAGCTAGATCAGTGGCAGGATCAAAACGGACAGAACCGAAGTAAGCACTCCATTAGCGTAGATACGATGGAGATGCTAGGAAGCAATCAAGGTGGAAGCGGCGGCTATAATCAAGGCGGCAATTACGAGGGCGGCAATTATGGCGGAAGCTCCGGCGGCTACGGCGGAGGAAATTCTAGCTATGGCGGCGGCGGTAATTACGGCGGCGGAAATAGCTATGCTAATAGACAAAACTCAAATTCAAGAGGCGCAAAAAACGATTATAACGCGCCTAAACAAAAAGAGCAGAGTTACGAAAGCACGATTCCGGAAGTCGACGTCGATGCCGATAAATACGATGACGGCAACGACACGATCCCATTTTAA
- a CDS encoding type II toxin-antitoxin system HicA family toxin, whose product MSKDDKLIKDLENNPKNVRFETLEKILLSKGFTLQSIKGSHHNFVKNGYLITLPKHKPMKIFYVKLVLKSIEEQK is encoded by the coding sequence ATGAGTAAAGACGATAAATTAATCAAGGATTTGGAAAATAATCCTAAGAATGTAAGGTTTGAGACTTTAGAAAAGATTTTGCTTAGTAAGGGTTTTACTTTGCAAAGTATCAAAGGCTCTCATCATAATTTTGTCAAAAACGGCTATTTGATAACCTTACCTAAGCATAAGCCTATGAAAATTTTTTATGTTAAGCTTGTGCTAAAATCTATAGAGGAGCAGAAATGA
- a CDS encoding ribonuclease R, translating into MKEFLRAFSSGVFEKDLSGEQKELVRNLLNIGAISAHKGKLYLNDGYVFGRLDIARDGTGYLKSFDDRFKADLIIENRYLSGVHLGDLILAKILSSRKSRLHAKVLMCVKPAFLTSVVYTKSFGREILGVNVKTGLANPLKATQKSLKQLPPNTLLKIDNLTNEITEVIGSLADPFVDEKISLAIYDKNDEFNEACKQQAASFGSEVDEALYPQRVDLQHLPFCTIDPIDAKDFDDAIYFDVKERTLYVAIADVSEYVSEYSPIDKEAKFRGFSIYFPHRSVPMLPRELSENICSLMPNLPRLAFVFKIALDENLNPQKQELFEAIIRSKRRYNYDEVDEILRTRKACEPEILSWLLPLNEICERLRRARLKRGFDFRTKELRITLDRHGLINSTRFETDTPSHKLIEDCMLLANKGAAARIERGVFRNHGSAELKKIYALLDDLALFGIDAPYQSNLAKMIGEIQAQADTMGIREEVDKLIIKAQKRAEYGSESRGHFGLGFDNYTHFTSPIRRYSDLILHRLLKAQMRGDEKFYNYLLLNIDATCARLNELEREADKVAFDFMDRKFARWAAENLGKKFRCYIDENGNSVTAKLDDKLKGAKILVSNFAGDILTPVLVELTDANIASGVILGRVVKKI; encoded by the coding sequence ATGAAAGAGTTCCTGCGCGCCTTCAGCTCGGGCGTATTTGAAAAGGATCTTAGCGGCGAGCAAAAGGAGCTCGTGCGCAATCTCCTAAATATCGGCGCTATCAGCGCGCACAAAGGCAAGCTCTATCTAAACGACGGCTATGTTTTCGGCAGGCTCGACATCGCGCGCGACGGCACGGGCTATCTAAAAAGCTTCGACGATCGCTTCAAGGCAGATCTCATCATCGAAAACAGATATTTAAGCGGCGTGCATCTGGGCGATCTGATCCTAGCAAAAATTTTAAGCTCAAGAAAGTCCCGCCTGCACGCAAAAGTGCTGATGTGCGTCAAGCCCGCATTTTTAACGAGCGTGGTTTATACCAAAAGCTTCGGGCGCGAAATTTTAGGCGTGAACGTAAAAACCGGCCTCGCAAATCCGCTCAAAGCCACGCAAAAATCGCTAAAGCAGTTGCCTCCAAACACCCTTTTAAAGATCGATAATCTAACGAACGAAATTACCGAGGTGATCGGAAGCTTAGCCGATCCCTTCGTCGATGAGAAAATTTCTTTAGCGATCTACGATAAGAACGACGAATTTAACGAAGCGTGCAAGCAGCAAGCCGCGAGCTTCGGCAGCGAAGTGGACGAGGCGCTGTATCCGCAGCGCGTGGATTTGCAGCATCTGCCCTTTTGCACTATCGATCCCATCGACGCCAAAGACTTCGACGACGCGATCTATTTTGACGTAAAAGAGCGCACGCTTTACGTCGCGATCGCCGACGTGAGCGAATACGTAAGCGAATACTCGCCGATCGATAAGGAGGCGAAATTTCGCGGCTTTTCGATCTATTTCCCGCACAGATCCGTGCCGATGCTGCCGCGCGAGCTTAGCGAAAATATCTGCTCGCTAATGCCGAATCTTCCGAGACTAGCATTTGTTTTTAAAATCGCTTTGGATGAAAATTTAAACCCACAAAAGCAGGAGCTTTTCGAAGCGATTATAAGATCAAAACGCCGCTATAATTACGACGAGGTCGATGAAATTTTACGCACCCGCAAGGCGTGCGAGCCTGAAATTTTAAGCTGGCTCTTGCCGCTTAATGAAATTTGTGAGCGCCTGCGTCGCGCGAGGCTGAAGCGCGGATTTGATTTCCGCACCAAGGAGCTTCGCATCACGCTTGATAGGCACGGCCTGATAAATTCCACCCGCTTCGAGACCGACACTCCGTCGCACAAGCTGATCGAGGATTGTATGCTGCTAGCCAATAAAGGCGCCGCAGCGCGCATCGAGCGGGGCGTTTTTAGAAATCACGGCTCGGCGGAGCTTAAAAAAATTTACGCTCTGCTTGACGATCTGGCGCTATTCGGCATCGACGCGCCGTATCAGAGCAATCTTGCTAAAATGATCGGAGAAATCCAAGCACAAGCTGATACCATGGGTATCCGCGAAGAGGTCGATAAGCTCATCATCAAGGCTCAAAAGCGCGCCGAGTACGGATCCGAATCGCGCGGGCATTTCGGGCTCGGATTTGATAACTACACGCACTTTACAAGCCCGATTAGGCGCTATTCCGATCTCATTTTGCACCGCTTGCTAAAGGCGCAGATGAGGGGGGATGAAAAATTTTATAATTACCTGCTTTTAAACATCGACGCGACGTGCGCGCGGCTAAACGAGCTAGAGCGCGAGGCGGACAAGGTCGCGTTTGATTTTATGGACCGAAAATTTGCGCGCTGGGCCGCGGAAAATTTGGGCAAAAAATTCCGCTGCTACATCGACGAAAACGGAAATTCCGTCACCGCAAAGCTCGACGACAAGCTAAAGGGGGCTAAAATTTTAGTTTCAAATTTCGCCGGCGACATTTTAACTCCCGTGCTGGTGGAGCTTACGGACGCAAACATCGCTAGCGGAGTGATCTTAGGCAGGGTGGTAAAGAAAATCTGA